One Cervus canadensis isolate Bull #8, Minnesota chromosome 1, ASM1932006v1, whole genome shotgun sequence genomic window carries:
- the LOC122436692 gene encoding uncharacterized protein C17orf47 homolog has product MGSTQRGTTYHVVKTNKTGSRVAVSAQKGAEVASMTPQRGQGYLVSSSQRSGPASTIPTGHRRSEAGHTTALHLSSDYLRSSSPQSGPGPSGALNPRSETRSRTDTSRQASPPRKLIQGESVPYTGQVPQNVSPSREEATRRGVETRPGRDISNRFSLIPEAKSSRRLSFVDQKDDFILLEDEPPSKVQYPQGVRVPRRPLICPKDQAVQTEPIRKSVTAGDIRFPRRPPSPEHGGNRIYPDSRSPQRRIPGPEYEMGRQNSIYAEPKALHRSVNMESSLTFSVLKDLNSGHKAVRPEPEPVHRPSVYNETKSSPKVLIPSEVEPSMKPSMRGESEGGRRVTISPGAQSASRGTSRAASESPFKSSAFVTLGPFYKQHTTKRSDSIYEFTRPTLRPPEPSSRKHSIHAELELTPRPLPPRCLPRYGPDSTWWALLSPEGEMPNSRPITPDFEPKSPPPPDPSLPFFEMETSPFCEDLMFQRQKASPSPLSSPKESPSPSPLREVPQAPKHTSRHPTQRFSVFFMDVSEEMYNRVFWWLKGLCFSLPRVRFGGLGAGEQPKMDG; this is encoded by the exons ATGGGCTCTACCCAAAGAGGCACAACATATCATGTGGTCAAGACAAATAAAACTGGGTCCAGGGTGGCAGTTTCAGCACAGAAAGGGGCCGAGGTTGCTAGCATGACCCCTCAGCGGGGACAGGGGTACCTTGTCTCCTCGAGCCAGCGGAGTGGCCCAGCCTCCACGATCCCGACAGGCCATCGAAGATCAGAAGCTGGGCACACCACTGCTCTCCATTTATCATCAGACTACCTTCGCTCTAGCTCCCCTCAGTCAGGGCCTGGCCCCTCTGGAGCACTCAACCCTCGATCCGAGACCCGATCCAGAACTGATACATCCCGCCAGGCCTCTCCTCCTCGAAAGCTGATTCAGGGCGAGTCGGTGCCCTACACCGGTCAGGTGCCTCAGAACGTCAGTCCGTCCAGAGAGGAAGCAACTAGAAGAGGGGTTGAGACCAGGCCAGGGCGTGACATCAGTAATCGTTTCTCGCTAATTCCAGAGGCCAAATCCTCTCGCCGGTTGAGTTTTGTCGACCAGAAGGATGACTTCATACTCTTAGAAGACGAGCCACCCTCCAAGGTCCAATACCCACAAGGGGTCAGAGTTCCCCGGAGGCCTTTGATTTGCCCAAAGGATCAAGCGGTCCAAACTGAGCCCATTAGAAAGAGTGTGACTGCTGGGGATATCAGATTTCCAAGGAGACCCCCTAGCCCAGAACATGGCGGCAACCGCATCTATCCAGACTCTCGGTCACCCCAGAGAAGAATTCCTGGGCCAGAATATGAAATGGGCCGTCAGAACTCAATTTATGCAGAACCTAAGGCCTTGCATAGAAGTGTGAACATGGAATCATCCCTCACATTCTCTGTCCTTAAAGATTTGAACAGTGGACACAAGGCTGTGCGCCCTGAGCCTGAGCCCGTCCACAGGCCCTCTGTGTACAACGAAACCAAGTCCTCCCCAAAGGTTTTAATACCATCAGAAGTGGAGCCCAGCATGAAGCCCTCAATGCGAGGAGAGAGTGAGGGTGGTCGCAGGGTCACCATCTCCCCCGGGGCACAGTCAGCTTCCCGCGGAACGTCTCGAGCAGCATCTGAGAGCCCCTTCAAATCCTCTGCCTTTGTCACTCTGGGGCCCTTCTATAAGCAACATACCACAAAACGCTCAGACAGTATCTACGAGTTCACACGACCCACACTTAGGCCTCCAGAGCCCTCTTCTAGAAAGCACTCGATCCACGCAGAGCTGGAACTGACCCCTCGGCCCTTGCCCCCTCGGTGCTTACCGAGATACGGGCCAGACTCCACGTGGTGGGCCTTACTCAGCCCTGAAGGTGAAATGCCCAACAGTCGGCCGATAACACCTGATTTCGAGCCCaagtcccctcctcccccagaccCTTCACTGCCTTTTTTTGAAATGGAAACCAGCCCTTTCTGTGAGGATCTGATGTTCCAGAGACAGAAGGCAAGTCCATCACCACTATCATCACCAAAGGAGTCTCCGAGTCCGTCACCATTGAGGGAAGTGCCACAGGCCCCCAAGCACACCTCCAGACATCCCACTCAAAGGTTTAGTGTTTTCTTCATGG ATGTCTCTGAGGAAATGTACAATCGTGTCTTCTGGTGGCTAAAAGGTCTGTGCTTTTCCCTCCCGCGGGTCCGCtttggggggctgggggcaggagaacAG CCCAAGATGGACGGTTGA